One genomic region from Thunnus maccoyii chromosome 16, fThuMac1.1, whole genome shotgun sequence encodes:
- the slc25a47b gene encoding solute carrier family 25 member 47-B isoform X1, with the protein MLAAYQLNIRRMDFIAGSAGGAFGVIVGYPFDTVKVNIQSHNMYRGIWHCIHSTYKTEGVCGFYKGMTMPVIAVSLSFSVVFGTYRNVLQRLCKLRHGSPDARPAKCDIFLSGLTGGVAQVLLMSPADMVKVRLQCQRVANSSFSAKALKPKYHGPVHCLRTIAYEEGVLGLYKGAQALALRDGPFFATFLTTYNIICELLSTPGQTQPEWKVVLLAGGLSGMCGWCISTPMDLIKTRLQMDWIGERRYQGFFHCITDSVRSEGPGVFFKGLSLNCMRAIPVNMAVFSVYEITMHLLKHSA; encoded by the exons ATGCTAGCAGCCTACCAACTGAACATAAGAAGAATGGATTTTATTGCTGGATCTGCAGGAG GGGCATTTGGTGTGATAGTTGGGTACCCTTTTGACACTGTAAAG GTGAACATTCAATCCCACAACATGTACAGAGGAATATGGCATTGCATCCATTCAACATACAAGACTGAGGGG GTCTGTGGTTTCTACAAGGGAATGACAATGCCTGTCATAGCTGTATCCCTCAGTTTTTCTGTGGTGTTTGGGACCTACAGGAACGTCCTTCAGCGTCTGTGTAAACTACGGCATGGGAGTCCTGATGCCCGGCCCGCTAAGTGTGACATCTTCCTCTCAGGCCTGACTGGAGGAGTTGCACAG gtTTTACTGATGTCCCCAGCTGACATGGTGAAGGTGCGTCTGCAGTGTCAGAGAGTTGCCAATTCATCATTCTCAGCCAAAGCCCTCAAACCAAAGTATCACGGCCCTGTGCACTGTCTGCGTACTATTGCATATGAAGAAGGAGTACTGGGCCTCTACAAAGGAGCCCAGGCATTGGCTCTAAGAGATGGACCATTCTTTGCCACATTCCTTACTACTTATAACATCATCTGTGAACTGCTGTCGACCCCGGGACAGACCCAGCCAG AGTGGAAAGTGGTGCTTCTAGCGGGGGGCTTGTCAGGGATGTGTGGCTGGTGTATTTCCACGCCCATGGACCTGATCAAAACTCGTCTTCAGATGGACTGGATTGGTGAGCGAAGGTACCAAGGCTTTTTCCACTGCATTACAGACAGTGTACGCTCAGAGGGGCCCGGTGTCTTCTTTAAGGGCCTGAGTCTCAACTGCATGCGAGCCATCCCTGTCAACATGGCAGTCTTCTCGGTGTATGAAATAACGATGCACCTGCTGAAACACTCAGCTTAA
- the slc25a47b gene encoding solute carrier family 25 member 47-B isoform X3 produces MYRGIWHCIHSTYKTEGVCGFYKGMTMPVIAVSLSFSVVFGTYRNVLQRLCKLRHGSPDARPAKCDIFLSGLTGGVAQVLLMSPADMVKVRLQCQRVANSSFSAKALKPKYHGPVHCLRTIAYEEGVLGLYKGAQALALRDGPFFATFLTTYNIICELLSTPGQTQPEWKVVLLAGGLSGMCGWCISTPMDLIKTRLQMDWIGERRYQGFFHCITDSVRSEGPGVFFKGLSLNCMRAIPVNMAVFSVYEITMHLLKHSA; encoded by the exons ATGTACAGAGGAATATGGCATTGCATCCATTCAACATACAAGACTGAGGGG GTCTGTGGTTTCTACAAGGGAATGACAATGCCTGTCATAGCTGTATCCCTCAGTTTTTCTGTGGTGTTTGGGACCTACAGGAACGTCCTTCAGCGTCTGTGTAAACTACGGCATGGGAGTCCTGATGCCCGGCCCGCTAAGTGTGACATCTTCCTCTCAGGCCTGACTGGAGGAGTTGCACAG gtTTTACTGATGTCCCCAGCTGACATGGTGAAGGTGCGTCTGCAGTGTCAGAGAGTTGCCAATTCATCATTCTCAGCCAAAGCCCTCAAACCAAAGTATCACGGCCCTGTGCACTGTCTGCGTACTATTGCATATGAAGAAGGAGTACTGGGCCTCTACAAAGGAGCCCAGGCATTGGCTCTAAGAGATGGACCATTCTTTGCCACATTCCTTACTACTTATAACATCATCTGTGAACTGCTGTCGACCCCGGGACAGACCCAGCCAG AGTGGAAAGTGGTGCTTCTAGCGGGGGGCTTGTCAGGGATGTGTGGCTGGTGTATTTCCACGCCCATGGACCTGATCAAAACTCGTCTTCAGATGGACTGGATTGGTGAGCGAAGGTACCAAGGCTTTTTCCACTGCATTACAGACAGTGTACGCTCAGAGGGGCCCGGTGTCTTCTTTAAGGGCCTGAGTCTCAACTGCATGCGAGCCATCCCTGTCAACATGGCAGTCTTCTCGGTGTATGAAATAACGATGCACCTGCTGAAACACTCAGCTTAA
- the slc25a47b gene encoding solute carrier family 25 member 47-B isoform X4 has translation MTMPVIAVSLSFSVVFGTYRNVLQRLCKLRHGSPDARPAKCDIFLSGLTGGVAQVLLMSPADMVKVRLQCQRVANSSFSAKALKPKYHGPVHCLRTIAYEEGVLGLYKGAQALALRDGPFFATFLTTYNIICELLSTPGQTQPEWKVVLLAGGLSGMCGWCISTPMDLIKTRLQMDWIGERRYQGFFHCITDSVRSEGPGVFFKGLSLNCMRAIPVNMAVFSVYEITMHLLKHSA, from the exons ATGACAATGCCTGTCATAGCTGTATCCCTCAGTTTTTCTGTGGTGTTTGGGACCTACAGGAACGTCCTTCAGCGTCTGTGTAAACTACGGCATGGGAGTCCTGATGCCCGGCCCGCTAAGTGTGACATCTTCCTCTCAGGCCTGACTGGAGGAGTTGCACAG gtTTTACTGATGTCCCCAGCTGACATGGTGAAGGTGCGTCTGCAGTGTCAGAGAGTTGCCAATTCATCATTCTCAGCCAAAGCCCTCAAACCAAAGTATCACGGCCCTGTGCACTGTCTGCGTACTATTGCATATGAAGAAGGAGTACTGGGCCTCTACAAAGGAGCCCAGGCATTGGCTCTAAGAGATGGACCATTCTTTGCCACATTCCTTACTACTTATAACATCATCTGTGAACTGCTGTCGACCCCGGGACAGACCCAGCCAG AGTGGAAAGTGGTGCTTCTAGCGGGGGGCTTGTCAGGGATGTGTGGCTGGTGTATTTCCACGCCCATGGACCTGATCAAAACTCGTCTTCAGATGGACTGGATTGGTGAGCGAAGGTACCAAGGCTTTTTCCACTGCATTACAGACAGTGTACGCTCAGAGGGGCCCGGTGTCTTCTTTAAGGGCCTGAGTCTCAACTGCATGCGAGCCATCCCTGTCAACATGGCAGTCTTCTCGGTGTATGAAATAACGATGCACCTGCTGAAACACTCAGCTTAA
- the slc25a47b gene encoding solute carrier family 25 member 47-B isoform X5 gives MSPADMVKVRLQCQRVANSSFSAKALKPKYHGPVHCLRTIAYEEGVLGLYKGAQALALRDGPFFATFLTTYNIICELLSTPGQTQPEWKVVLLAGGLSGMCGWCISTPMDLIKTRLQMDWIGERRYQGFFHCITDSVRSEGPGVFFKGLSLNCMRAIPVNMAVFSVYEITMHLLKHSA, from the exons ATGTCCCCAGCTGACATGGTGAAGGTGCGTCTGCAGTGTCAGAGAGTTGCCAATTCATCATTCTCAGCCAAAGCCCTCAAACCAAAGTATCACGGCCCTGTGCACTGTCTGCGTACTATTGCATATGAAGAAGGAGTACTGGGCCTCTACAAAGGAGCCCAGGCATTGGCTCTAAGAGATGGACCATTCTTTGCCACATTCCTTACTACTTATAACATCATCTGTGAACTGCTGTCGACCCCGGGACAGACCCAGCCAG AGTGGAAAGTGGTGCTTCTAGCGGGGGGCTTGTCAGGGATGTGTGGCTGGTGTATTTCCACGCCCATGGACCTGATCAAAACTCGTCTTCAGATGGACTGGATTGGTGAGCGAAGGTACCAAGGCTTTTTCCACTGCATTACAGACAGTGTACGCTCAGAGGGGCCCGGTGTCTTCTTTAAGGGCCTGAGTCTCAACTGCATGCGAGCCATCCCTGTCAACATGGCAGTCTTCTCGGTGTATGAAATAACGATGCACCTGCTGAAACACTCAGCTTAA